The following are encoded together in the Microbacterium hatanonis genome:
- a CDS encoding UDP-N-acetylmuramyl pentapeptide phosphotransferase: MSAQSSQSAPQTGAQAVVADAVAHAAAAAAVAAPIDPARRPDVLFRVRREEGHEPSVWWMIGAFVIVSGAVISLLSFVPGGAG, translated from the coding sequence ATGTCCGCTCAGTCGAGCCAGTCCGCACCGCAGACCGGCGCCCAGGCGGTCGTCGCCGACGCCGTGGCGCACGCCGCCGCAGCCGCGGCCGTCGCCGCTCCGATCGACCCCGCGCGTCGCCCCGACGTGCTGTTCCGTGTGCGTCGAGAAGAGGGCCACGAGCCCAGCGTCTGGTGGATGATCGGCGCGTTCGTGATCGTCTCCGGCGCCGTCATCTCGCTGCTGAGCTTCGTGCCGGGCGGCGCGGGCTGA
- a CDS encoding 4-hydroxy-3-methylbut-2-enyl diphosphate reductase — MSTPVVKLPLPRIPGRRGRLQDIPVPGHKKVLLAAPRGYCAGVDRAVVAVEKALDRFGAPVYVRKQIVHNIHVVRELEARGAIFVEEVDEVPPGSHLVFSAHGVSPAVVNAAAERQLQAIDATCPLVTKVHREAVRFARDDFEILLIGHEGHEEVEGTAGHAPDRVTIVNSPDEADTVEVRDPSKVVWLSQTTLSVDEAMETVRRLRLRFPQLQDPPSDDICYATQNRQVAIKKVAQDADLVIVVGSANSSNSVRLVEVALEYGAKAAYRVDYIDEVKQEWLDGVETVGVTSGASVPEVLVEEVIAELAGAGYRDVEEVKTAEEDLLFSLPKELRSDDRALGGRSRA; from the coding sequence GTGAGCACTCCTGTCGTCAAGCTGCCCCTGCCCCGCATACCGGGGCGTCGAGGACGGCTCCAGGATATCCCGGTGCCCGGACACAAGAAGGTGCTGCTGGCGGCCCCCCGCGGGTACTGCGCCGGAGTCGACCGCGCGGTCGTCGCGGTAGAGAAGGCGCTCGACCGCTTCGGTGCACCCGTCTACGTGCGCAAGCAGATCGTGCACAACATCCACGTCGTCCGCGAGCTCGAGGCCCGCGGCGCGATCTTCGTCGAAGAGGTCGACGAGGTTCCGCCGGGCTCCCACCTCGTCTTCAGCGCCCACGGCGTCTCTCCGGCGGTCGTCAATGCGGCCGCGGAGCGTCAGCTCCAGGCGATTGATGCCACGTGTCCTCTCGTCACGAAGGTGCACCGCGAGGCCGTGCGCTTCGCCCGTGACGACTTCGAGATCCTGCTGATCGGCCACGAGGGCCACGAGGAGGTCGAGGGTACGGCGGGGCACGCGCCCGACCGGGTGACGATCGTGAACTCTCCCGACGAGGCGGACACCGTCGAGGTGCGCGACCCGTCGAAGGTCGTGTGGCTCTCGCAGACCACCCTCTCGGTCGACGAGGCGATGGAGACCGTGCGGCGCCTGCGCCTGCGTTTCCCGCAGCTGCAGGATCCGCCCTCGGACGACATCTGCTACGCCACCCAGAACCGTCAGGTCGCGATCAAGAAGGTCGCGCAGGACGCCGACCTCGTGATCGTCGTGGGCTCGGCGAACTCCTCCAACAGCGTTCGTCTCGTCGAGGTCGCGCTCGAGTACGGGGCCAAGGCCGCCTACCGCGTCGACTACATCGACGAGGTGAAGCAGGAATGGCTCGACGGCGTCGAGACCGTCGGCGTCACCAGCGGCGCCTCGGTGCCCGAGGTGCTCGTCGAGGAGGTCATCGCCGAACTCGCCGGTGCCGGCTACCGCGACGTCGAAGAGGTCAAGACCGCGGAGGAAGACCTGCTGTTCTCGCTCCCGAAGGAACTGCGGTCCGACGACCGGGCCCTCGGTGGGCGGAGCCGCGCGTGA
- the xseA gene encoding exodeoxyribonuclease VII large subunit → MTTFHPEAVPGQPPPPDSVPPRDSTAQAPTSVARLNDTIRGFVEKWGSVWVEGEITSWNQRGGNVFGRMKDLATDATISFRIWSSTLQRLPRDLKVGDHIIACVKPDYFPRTGDFSFSVSAMRHVGLGDQLEKLEQLRLALRKEGLFDPSRKKPLPFLPRHIGLITGENSDAEKDVHRNAELRWPHVLIRTKHAAVQGDRCVPETIAALKALDADPEIDVIIIARGGGDPQTLLGFSDERMLRAVAAASTPVVSAIGHENDHPLLDDVADLRASTPTDAAKRVVPDVSEQRALVAQLRARLASRLSQRVGHDIAQLDQLRSRPVLRTPETTLTARAQEIWMRASRGRDLVERDVSLRERRTMELRASLRALSPVATLARGYAIAHIGDGVIVRDAAQAPAGTAMTITVARGSVAARSDGEVEESSTGA, encoded by the coding sequence ATGACGACGTTCCATCCCGAGGCCGTTCCGGGACAACCGCCTCCGCCCGACTCCGTGCCCCCGCGCGATTCCACTGCGCAGGCCCCGACCTCGGTCGCGCGGCTCAACGACACGATCCGAGGGTTCGTCGAGAAGTGGGGATCGGTCTGGGTCGAGGGCGAGATCACGTCGTGGAACCAACGCGGCGGCAACGTCTTCGGGCGCATGAAAGACCTCGCGACCGACGCCACCATCTCGTTCCGCATCTGGTCGAGCACTCTGCAGCGGCTCCCCCGCGACCTCAAGGTCGGCGACCACATCATCGCGTGCGTGAAGCCCGACTACTTCCCCCGCACGGGAGACTTCAGCTTCTCGGTCTCCGCGATGCGCCACGTCGGTCTCGGCGACCAGCTCGAGAAGCTCGAGCAGCTGCGACTCGCGCTGCGCAAAGAGGGCCTGTTCGATCCGTCGCGCAAGAAGCCGCTGCCGTTCCTCCCCCGGCACATCGGTCTCATCACCGGTGAGAACTCCGACGCCGAGAAAGACGTGCACCGCAACGCCGAGCTGCGATGGCCGCACGTGCTGATCCGCACGAAGCACGCCGCCGTGCAGGGCGACCGGTGCGTGCCCGAGACCATCGCGGCCCTCAAGGCGCTCGACGCCGACCCCGAGATCGACGTGATCATCATCGCCCGCGGCGGCGGCGACCCCCAGACGCTGCTCGGATTCAGCGACGAACGGATGCTGCGCGCGGTGGCCGCCGCATCCACCCCCGTCGTCAGCGCCATCGGTCACGAGAACGACCACCCGCTCCTCGACGACGTCGCCGACCTCCGCGCCTCGACCCCCACCGACGCGGCGAAGCGGGTCGTGCCCGACGTCTCGGAGCAGCGGGCCCTGGTGGCGCAGCTGCGCGCGCGGCTGGCCTCCCGCCTCTCGCAGCGCGTCGGCCACGACATCGCGCAGCTCGACCAGCTGCGCTCGCGTCCGGTGCTGCGCACCCCTGAGACGACGCTCACCGCGCGCGCTCAGGAGATCTGGATGCGGGCGAGCCGGGGCCGCGACCTCGTCGAACGCGACGTCTCGCTGCGCGAGCGACGGACGATGGAACTCCGCGCGTCGCTGCGCGCCCTCTCGCCCGTAGCCACCCTCGCCCGTGGCTATGCGATCGCCCACATCGGCGACGGCGTGATCGTGCGCGACGCCGCGCAGGCGCCCGCGGGCACCGCGATGACGATCACCGTCGCGCGCGGATCGGTGGCGGCGCGCTCGGACGGCGAAGTCGAGGAGTCTTCGACCGGAGCCTGA
- a CDS encoding sigma-70 family RNA polymerase sigma factor, which translates to MRADEAEQLAALYDAHAAPVWRYVVSLTGDRAGADDIVQETLLRAWRTPRIMADDPAALRSWMITVARNLVVDEARSARRRHENPVADIPDRATSDDTDALFDALLIEEALAGLSADHRAVIVTAYYGGRSVAQCAAALGIPEGTVKSRLHYGLRALKLALQEKGVTR; encoded by the coding sequence ATGCGTGCAGACGAGGCGGAACAGCTCGCGGCGCTGTATGACGCGCACGCGGCGCCGGTATGGCGGTATGTGGTGTCGCTCACGGGCGATCGTGCGGGTGCCGACGACATCGTGCAGGAGACTCTCCTGCGCGCGTGGCGGACGCCCCGCATCATGGCCGACGACCCCGCAGCACTCCGCTCGTGGATGATCACGGTCGCCCGCAACCTCGTCGTCGACGAGGCGCGGAGCGCTCGGCGACGCCATGAGAACCCGGTCGCGGACATCCCCGACCGCGCCACCTCGGACGACACCGACGCCCTCTTCGACGCGCTGCTGATCGAGGAGGCCCTCGCGGGACTCAGCGCCGATCATCGAGCCGTGATCGTGACCGCCTACTACGGCGGCCGCAGCGTCGCCCAGTGCGCGGCCGCCCTCGGGATCCCCGAGGGCACCGTCAAGTCGCGGCTGCACTATGGATTGCGAGCGCTGAAGCTCGCCCTGCAGGAGAAGGGAGTGACGCGATGA
- a CDS encoding DUF6264 family protein, whose amino-acid sequence MSTSASDDRPRPQYGEYASPEEQRARIRQPDATDALLAGQALDAPANPAPVSSAPPATLAEQTRRTPSAPSTSALSRPLTGWRLADRIVTLGLLAYGLVNVIATSVQLFSFEQYANTILGLFGVDQAFTNVAQGQLWGTVAGITMIVGWLLTAALTWRQLRRGRIAFWIPVAGALVVSIAVSIFITVPILNDPAFSELFNQVATSGS is encoded by the coding sequence GTGAGCACCTCGGCATCGGATGATCGTCCCCGTCCGCAGTACGGCGAGTACGCCTCGCCGGAGGAGCAGCGGGCGCGCATCCGCCAGCCCGACGCCACCGATGCGCTGCTCGCAGGTCAAGCTCTCGACGCTCCCGCGAATCCTGCGCCCGTGAGCTCCGCGCCCCCGGCGACCCTCGCTGAGCAGACGCGGCGCACACCGTCGGCACCGTCGACGTCCGCGCTCTCGCGCCCCCTCACCGGGTGGCGCCTCGCGGACCGGATCGTCACGTTGGGTCTCCTCGCCTACGGGCTCGTCAACGTCATCGCCACCTCGGTGCAGCTGTTCTCGTTCGAGCAGTACGCCAACACGATCCTGGGTCTGTTCGGCGTCGACCAGGCCTTCACGAATGTCGCGCAAGGGCAGCTCTGGGGAACCGTCGCCGGGATCACGATGATCGTCGGGTGGCTGCTGACGGCCGCCCTCACGTGGCGTCAGCTGCGTCGCGGCCGCATCGCGTTCTGGATCCCCGTGGCCGGAGCGCTCGTCGTCAGCATCGCGGTGTCGATCTTCATCACGGTCCCGATCCTCAACGACCCCGCCTTCAGCGAACTGTTCAATCAGGTCGCGACGTCGGGAAGCTGA
- the fbaA gene encoding class II fructose-bisphosphate aldolase produces the protein MPVATPEQYADMLDRAKAGGFAYPAINVSSSQTINSVLQGLTEAGSDGILQVTTGGADYFAGQSVKARATGALAFAKFATEVAKNYPITVALHTDHCPKDALPGFVLPLIEASEEEVRAGRNPIFQSHMWDGSAVPLDENIQIAKDLLPRLKNINAILEIEVGVVGGEEDGVQHEGSNEALYTTVADVTKAVEALGLGDQGRYISALTFGNVHGVYKPGGVKLRPELLGEIQAGIAERFGTGPKPLDLVFHGGSGSTDEEIALAVANGVIKMNIDTDTQYAFTRSIAGYMFSNYEGVLKLDGEVGNKKLYDPRAWGKVAESAMAVRVVEATKQLGSHGKSLAA, from the coding sequence ATGCCCGTCGCCACACCCGAGCAGTACGCCGACATGCTGGACCGCGCCAAGGCCGGCGGCTTCGCGTACCCGGCCATCAACGTGTCGAGCTCGCAGACCATCAACTCTGTTCTCCAGGGCCTCACCGAGGCAGGCTCCGACGGCATCCTCCAGGTGACCACCGGCGGTGCCGACTACTTCGCCGGGCAGAGCGTCAAGGCTCGCGCCACCGGAGCGCTCGCATTCGCGAAGTTCGCGACCGAGGTCGCCAAGAACTACCCCATCACGGTCGCGCTCCACACCGACCACTGCCCGAAAGACGCCCTTCCCGGCTTCGTGCTCCCCCTCATCGAGGCGTCCGAAGAAGAGGTGCGCGCGGGCCGCAACCCGATCTTCCAGTCCCACATGTGGGATGGCTCGGCCGTGCCCCTCGACGAGAACATCCAGATCGCGAAAGACCTGCTCCCGCGCCTGAAGAACATCAACGCCATCCTCGAGATCGAGGTCGGGGTCGTCGGCGGTGAAGAAGACGGCGTTCAGCACGAGGGCTCGAACGAGGCTCTGTACACGACCGTCGCCGACGTGACCAAGGCCGTCGAGGCCCTCGGTCTCGGCGACCAGGGCCGCTACATCTCGGCCCTGACCTTCGGCAACGTGCACGGCGTGTACAAGCCCGGCGGCGTGAAGCTGCGTCCTGAGCTGCTCGGCGAGATCCAGGCCGGCATCGCGGAGCGGTTCGGCACCGGCCCGAAGCCCCTCGACCTCGTCTTCCACGGCGGCAGCGGCTCGACCGACGAAGAGATCGCCCTGGCGGTGGCGAACGGTGTCATCAAGATGAACATCGACACCGACACGCAGTACGCCTTCACGCGCTCGATCGCGGGCTACATGTTCTCGAACTACGAGGGCGTGCTGAAGCTCGACGGCGAGGTCGGCAACAAGAAGCTGTACGACCCGCGCGCGTGGGGCAAGGTCGCGGAGTCGGCCATGGCCGTCCGCGTCGTCGAGGCGACCAAGCAGCTCGGCTCGCACGGCAAGTCCCTCGCCGCCTGA
- a CDS encoding anti-sigma factor family protein, with the protein MNPDHAHFAEWDAAYVLGALSASDRREYEDHLAECAECTRAVGEIAPTVGLLSRVAAPPMTEHDEQPDAARRAQLVSIAGRRARRRRDWWVGASVAAAALVVAAVAVPLTIENASQQGTVYALEDLANAPLEASVRLTDAAWGTKIDLVCRYSGEVLDAPEGGWPYALAVVDADGASTTLSTWRAEPGSTTQLSAGTDLGVGDIGAVEIRTITGERVLMRYEADH; encoded by the coding sequence ATGAATCCCGATCACGCGCACTTCGCAGAATGGGACGCCGCCTACGTGCTGGGTGCTCTCTCGGCGTCCGATCGACGCGAGTACGAAGACCACCTGGCCGAGTGCGCCGAATGCACGCGCGCCGTCGGCGAGATCGCCCCCACCGTCGGTCTGCTGTCGCGGGTCGCCGCACCGCCGATGACAGAGCACGACGAGCAGCCGGATGCTGCGCGACGCGCGCAGCTCGTTTCGATCGCGGGTCGTCGCGCTCGACGACGGCGCGACTGGTGGGTGGGCGCGAGCGTCGCTGCCGCAGCGCTCGTCGTCGCGGCTGTCGCGGTTCCCTTGACGATCGAGAACGCATCGCAGCAAGGAACCGTCTACGCCTTGGAAGACCTCGCGAACGCTCCTCTGGAAGCATCCGTCCGACTCACGGACGCCGCCTGGGGAACCAAGATCGACCTGGTCTGCCGGTACAGCGGCGAAGTACTCGACGCGCCCGAAGGCGGGTGGCCGTACGCGCTCGCGGTCGTCGATGCGGACGGCGCCTCGACGACCCTGTCGACCTGGCGGGCGGAGCCCGGATCGACCACGCAGCTGAGCGCCGGCACCGACCTGGGCGTCGGCGACATCGGCGCAGTGGAGATCCGGACGATCACCGGGGAGCGTGTGCTCATGCGGTACGAGGCCGACCACTAG
- a CDS encoding carbonic anhydrase — MRLGNERFVAGEPQHPRQDVERRHDLAAGQTPRAALFGCADSRLAAEIIFDEGLGDLFVVRNAGQVISDSVIGSLEYAVAVLDVKLIVVLRHDACGAVSAAIDSTGLDAPDLPAGIWKQIAPIVPAVRRVLRASEGPADPELVGREHLRDTVAELLHSSELISEAIAEGRVAIVGANYRLDEGQVEPDVIVGDAGDSHP, encoded by the coding sequence ATGCGACTCGGCAACGAGCGCTTCGTCGCCGGCGAGCCGCAGCACCCGCGACAGGACGTCGAGCGCCGCCACGACCTCGCAGCGGGCCAGACCCCGCGTGCAGCGCTCTTCGGATGCGCCGACTCCCGGCTGGCCGCGGAGATCATCTTCGACGAGGGACTCGGCGATCTGTTCGTCGTGCGCAATGCCGGCCAGGTCATCTCCGACTCGGTCATCGGCAGTCTCGAATATGCCGTCGCCGTGCTCGACGTCAAGCTCATCGTCGTCCTGCGGCACGACGCATGCGGTGCGGTGAGCGCCGCCATCGACAGCACCGGCCTCGACGCCCCCGACCTTCCCGCCGGGATCTGGAAGCAGATCGCACCCATCGTGCCCGCGGTCCGACGTGTGCTGCGCGCGAGCGAGGGCCCCGCAGACCCCGAGCTGGTGGGTCGCGAGCACCTCCGCGACACCGTCGCCGAGCTGCTCCACTCGTCGGAGCTCATCAGCGAAGCCATCGCCGAAGGACGCGTCGCGATCGTCGGCGCCAATTACCGCCTCGATGAAGGCCAGGTCGAGCCCGACGTGATCGTGGGCGACGCCGGCGATTCGCACCCCTGA
- a CDS encoding DUF4245 family protein produces the protein MMARVVAELGRPETAEETAARKAEFSRRYRSSKTFPSLLAAILATLAIMFVVVLGVPRGTPAEAPPIDVTAESSALAADLGRPVIDPAVPDDWRVNAARIEGGSVDAWTISYAPKAERGFLNIAQGFGASESWPAEMLRGATTSATVTIDGIEWAEYSISDAAGAGNISYALATTAGDDRVLVYGTAAPDIAKAAASAVTADIRELREATP, from the coding sequence ATGATGGCCCGCGTCGTCGCAGAGCTCGGCCGACCCGAGACCGCCGAAGAGACCGCGGCGCGTAAAGCCGAGTTCTCGCGCCGCTACCGGTCCAGCAAGACGTTCCCCAGCCTCTTGGCGGCCATCCTCGCCACCCTCGCGATCATGTTCGTCGTGGTGCTCGGGGTTCCCCGCGGCACGCCCGCCGAGGCTCCCCCCATCGACGTCACCGCCGAGTCGTCCGCCCTCGCCGCCGACCTCGGACGCCCGGTGATCGACCCCGCCGTGCCCGACGACTGGCGCGTCAACGCGGCGCGCATCGAGGGCGGCAGCGTCGACGCCTGGACCATCTCATACGCCCCCAAGGCCGAGCGCGGCTTCTTGAACATCGCGCAGGGATTCGGTGCGAGCGAATCATGGCCCGCCGAGATGCTGCGGGGTGCGACGACATCGGCGACCGTGACGATCGACGGCATCGAGTGGGCGGAGTACTCCATCTCCGACGCCGCAGGCGCCGGCAACATCTCCTACGCGCTCGCCACAACGGCCGGCGACGACCGTGTGCTCGTCTACGGCACGGCCGCACCCGACATCGCGAAGGCGGCCGCCTCGGCCGTCACCGCCGACATCCGAGAACTCCGAGAGGCAACCCCGTGA
- the glpX gene encoding class II fructose-bisphosphatase — MVSLTADMSPLHPDRNLALELVRATEAAAIRAVPFVGRGDKEAADGAAVDAMRAFFTTVDFDGTIVIGEGEKDNAPMLYNGEKVGSGRGPQCDVAVDPIDGTTLTAAGRQNALSVIAVSDAGSMLDASTVFYMDKLVTGPEGVGVVDIRLPIGENIRLLSKALGKPVEEMVVSVLNRPRHEQLIQEIREAGAGTRLMSDGDVAGGINAARHNARTDMCVGIGGSPEGIVTACAIKALGGHIQGRLRPRDDVERQKGADAGLKFDDYVYEADDLVRGKNTIFVATGVTDGQLVGGVRREGDFLYTESVVLRGASGTLRWISSEHLTSKWL; from the coding sequence ATGGTGAGCCTTACCGCGGACATGAGCCCGCTGCATCCCGACCGCAACCTCGCACTCGAGCTCGTTCGGGCGACGGAGGCGGCCGCGATCCGCGCCGTTCCGTTCGTCGGTCGCGGCGACAAGGAAGCCGCTGACGGCGCCGCCGTCGACGCCATGCGGGCGTTCTTCACGACCGTCGATTTCGACGGCACGATCGTGATCGGCGAGGGCGAGAAGGACAACGCCCCCATGCTCTACAACGGCGAGAAGGTCGGCAGCGGCCGTGGACCGCAGTGCGACGTCGCCGTCGACCCGATCGACGGGACGACCCTCACCGCCGCCGGTCGCCAGAACGCGCTCTCGGTCATCGCCGTCTCCGATGCCGGCAGCATGCTCGACGCCTCGACGGTGTTCTACATGGACAAGCTCGTCACCGGTCCGGAGGGCGTCGGCGTCGTCGACATCCGACTGCCGATCGGCGAGAACATCCGACTCCTGTCGAAGGCGCTCGGCAAGCCCGTCGAAGAGATGGTGGTGTCGGTGCTGAACCGCCCGCGTCACGAGCAGCTGATCCAGGAGATCCGCGAGGCCGGAGCCGGAACACGGCTGATGAGCGACGGCGACGTCGCGGGCGGCATCAACGCGGCTCGTCACAACGCACGCACCGACATGTGCGTCGGGATCGGGGGGAGCCCGGAGGGCATCGTGACGGCGTGCGCGATCAAAGCCCTCGGCGGGCACATCCAAGGTCGACTGCGTCCGCGCGACGACGTCGAGCGTCAGAAGGGTGCCGACGCCGGCTTGAAGTTCGACGACTACGTGTACGAGGCCGATGACCTCGTGCGGGGGAAGAACACGATCTTCGTGGCCACCGGTGTCACCGACGGGCAGCTCGTCGGAGGCGTGCGGCGCGAGGGCGACTTCCTCTATACGGAGAGCGTGGTGCTGCGCGGAGCGTCGGGAACCCTCCGGTGGATCTCCTCGGAACACCTCACGTCGAAGTGGCTGTGA
- a CDS encoding MOSC domain-containing protein, translating into MPRLLAVCAVHQLRPDSGSLGVTAIDKRPLEGAVKVGPFGVRGDVQASRKHHGGHDKALYAYAQEDAEFWEGELGRALPPGWFGENLRVEGLDVNAARIGEIWRIGDRLEVEVTMPRTPCATFARWVGGSAARGWVKRFDAERRLGPYLRVRRAGSIRAGDEIVVVAAPDGAPALLDGYRGA; encoded by the coding sequence ATGCCCCGACTCCTCGCCGTCTGCGCCGTGCACCAGCTGCGTCCCGATTCGGGGTCGCTCGGCGTGACCGCGATCGACAAGCGCCCGCTCGAGGGTGCGGTTAAGGTCGGGCCGTTCGGCGTGCGCGGCGACGTGCAGGCGAGCCGGAAGCACCACGGCGGTCATGACAAGGCGCTCTACGCCTACGCGCAGGAGGACGCCGAGTTCTGGGAGGGCGAACTGGGCAGGGCACTGCCGCCCGGGTGGTTCGGTGAGAACCTGCGCGTCGAGGGTCTGGACGTCAACGCGGCACGCATCGGCGAGATCTGGCGCATCGGCGACCGGCTCGAGGTGGAGGTGACGATGCCGCGCACGCCGTGCGCGACGTTCGCCCGGTGGGTGGGCGGCAGCGCCGCGCGCGGGTGGGTGAAGCGCTTCGACGCCGAGCGCCGGCTGGGGCCGTACCTCCGCGTGCGGCGGGCGGGCAGCATCCGTGCCGGTGACGAGATCGTCGTCGTCGCGGCACCGGATGGCGCACCGGCCCTTCTCGACGGCTACCGCGGCGCCTGA
- a CDS encoding exodeoxyribonuclease VII small subunit produces MTASPSEPAADVATLSFEQARDELVRVVAELEQGAPTLEHSLALWERGESLAARCEEWLLGAKRRLDAARGDVSTDARAEA; encoded by the coding sequence ATGACCGCGTCGCCCTCGGAACCCGCCGCCGACGTCGCGACGCTCTCCTTCGAGCAGGCCCGCGACGAGCTCGTGCGCGTCGTCGCCGAACTCGAGCAGGGCGCGCCGACGCTCGAGCACTCGCTGGCGCTCTGGGAGCGCGGCGAATCTCTGGCCGCCCGGTGCGAGGAGTGGCTGCTCGGAGCCAAGCGGCGGCTCGACGCCGCCCGCGGCGACGTCTCGACCGACGCACGCGCGGAGGCATGA
- a CDS encoding DNA recombination protein RmuC, which translates to MDAPVLLLTLVACVALGLAAGFVVGTSRANARSVRDQADAAARLAAAEAARVGVQAQLDHQQLLYRELAGQARADQAAREERERREQTVLRALAPVRDSLETMQRKVEDLERERGVQFGSLSEQLRRSHESDEALRSTTEALASAMRSSSTRGVWGETQLRRVVEAAGLMRYVDFDTQATISTVAGTGRPDMIVRLPGDKTLAIDAKVPFDAYLEASAIPFTAQGEEAARRESLLDRHARAVRAHVDALAKKSYWSGLESSPEFVVCFIPSESLLSAALEHDPALLDYAFGKRVALASPVNLWAVLKTVAYTWTQQDVSQEARQLFALGTELYERIGTLAGHADDLRRAIERTVDSYNKFAGSLESRVLVSARKFPGIDDTRLEAASTPPVIDRSTRRWTAPELLDGLDDAPPSAIADLGNVRERL; encoded by the coding sequence ATGGACGCACCTGTTCTCCTCCTGACTCTGGTCGCATGCGTCGCCCTCGGCCTCGCCGCCGGGTTCGTCGTCGGCACCAGCCGGGCGAACGCGCGTTCGGTGCGCGATCAGGCGGATGCTGCGGCCCGGCTCGCCGCGGCCGAAGCGGCCAGGGTCGGCGTGCAGGCGCAGCTCGACCACCAGCAGCTGCTCTACCGCGAACTCGCGGGCCAGGCACGCGCCGACCAGGCCGCGCGCGAGGAACGCGAGCGCCGCGAGCAGACGGTGCTTCGGGCGCTCGCACCCGTGCGCGACTCTCTCGAGACGATGCAGCGCAAGGTCGAAGACCTCGAGCGCGAGCGCGGGGTGCAGTTCGGATCGCTGAGCGAGCAGCTGCGGCGCTCGCACGAATCCGACGAGGCATTGCGCTCGACCACCGAGGCGCTCGCGTCGGCCATGCGCTCGAGCAGCACCCGCGGCGTGTGGGGCGAGACCCAGCTCCGCCGCGTCGTCGAGGCGGCGGGCCTCATGCGATACGTCGACTTCGACACGCAGGCGACGATCTCGACGGTCGCCGGCACGGGGCGCCCCGACATGATCGTGCGGCTTCCCGGCGACAAGACGCTCGCGATCGATGCGAAGGTGCCGTTCGACGCCTACCTCGAAGCGAGCGCGATCCCCTTCACCGCCCAGGGAGAGGAAGCCGCGCGACGCGAGTCGTTGCTCGACCGCCACGCCCGGGCCGTGCGGGCGCACGTCGACGCCCTCGCGAAGAAGAGCTACTGGTCGGGCCTCGAGTCGAGTCCCGAGTTCGTGGTGTGCTTCATCCCGAGCGAGTCTCTCCTGTCGGCGGCGCTCGAGCACGATCCGGCGCTGCTCGACTACGCCTTCGGCAAGCGGGTCGCGCTGGCGTCGCCGGTGAACCTCTGGGCCGTACTCAAGACCGTGGCCTACACGTGGACGCAGCAGGACGTCTCACAGGAGGCACGGCAGCTGTTCGCGCTCGGCACCGAGCTGTACGAGCGCATCGGCACCCTCGCCGGGCATGCCGACGACCTCCGCCGCGCCATCGAGCGCACGGTCGACTCGTACAACAAGTTCGCGGGGTCGCTCGAGAGCCGTGTGCTCGTCAGTGCGCGCAAATTCCCCGGTATCGACGACACGCGGCTCGAAGCGGCCTCGACCCCTCCTGTGATCGACCGCAGCACGCGTCGGTGGACCGCACCGGAGCTGCTCGACGGCCTCGACGACGCGCCACCGTCGGCCATCGCCGACCTCGGCAACGTTCGCGAGCGGCTCTAG